The genomic stretch CCAGGGCACGGTTGCTGCGCTGCTGCTGGACGGCATCGAGCAGGCTGATGCCCGCCACGAACAGCAGCAGGATGCCGCCATCGACCCATTCCCCGATCAGGCCGTAGATCAGGGCGCAGGCCAGCAGCAGCAGATTGGTGGGTTCCAGCCAGCTCATTCCCTGCTCCTCCATCGCCAGGGGTTCTGGCGTCATCGGTTTCCTTGATTCCGGTGTGAACGAATGGGTGGGTGGCGAGGGGCCCGATCAGTGGCCAGACCGGCGGTCGCAACAGTGCTGAGTCAGCCTGGACGGCCATGTCTTCTGTTTTGTTTGCACGGCTCCCTTTCCGTCTCGCCTGGTCAGCAGGATCGCAGGCAGTGCTCCGGGTTCGCCCCGCCTCCGCGTGGAATCAAGCGATGCCGCCCGCCCTCCGGCCCTGCCGGCCGAGGAGGTGTTCCGGCGGGTGGCCGATGCGGTGGTGACGATCGACGTGCCGGATGGCCAGGGTGCGGGTGTGATGCTGAGCGCTTCCGGGCTGATCGGCACCAGCCAGCACCTGGTAGAAGGCTGGTGCACGGCCCTGGTCCGCTTTCGCGACGGCAAGCAGGTCCGGGCCCGGGTGGTGCGTTCCTTCCGCGATGCCGATCTGGCCTTCCTCCAGCTTCCTGAGGAGGCGGTCCCGGAAGCGGTGGAGCGGGTGCGCTGCGGGCTGATCCAGGATCGGGCTCCCGCCGGGCGTACGCCGATCGTGGGCGAGACGGTCTATGCCATCGGCCATCCCCTGGGCCTCCCTTACACCCTGACCCGGGGCATCGTGAGTGCGGTCGGTCGGCAGGTCGCGGGCCGAAGCTATCTGCAGGTGGATGCCGCCATCAATCCCGGCAACAGTGGCGGCCCCCTCTACGACGGGCAGGCGGAGCTGGTGGGTCTGATGGCCTGCAGCCGCGCCGAATCGCAGGGGCTCAACTTCGCAGTGACGGCCGAGCAGGTCTACAGCAGGTTCAACCTCTATCTGGAGGAGAGGGAGCAGGGTGCCCGCTTCTATTGCTGCGTCTGCGGTGCGGCCTGCCGGGATCCCGCCTATTGCGACCGGTGCGGGGCACTGCTGGCGCTCGTGGATGCCGTGGAGGAGCTGGAGAGCGCGGCAGGGGATGACAAGGCCAGGGAGGACGCTGAGGAGGAGAGCGACGGGAACGGCAACGGCGAGGGTGAGACGGAGGATCAGAACGAGCAGGGATCTGAGGTCATGGACTGCCCCGTCTGCGGGGCGGCCTGCAGCGAGGGAGCTGCGTACTGTGCGGTCTGCGGAGCCACGCTCTAGAGCCCCCTGCTCGATGACGACCTTCCTGGCTGACCTGCTCGCGAAGCTGCGCCCCGCCCGGATGGAGGCCGCGTTGACGGAGGCCGCCTTGGTGGAGCAGACCATCACGGTGGTGGACGAGGTGCTCGAAGCCCTGGGGCTGGGCGACACCCGGGACGAGGCGGAAGAAGGCGTCGCCTGGAGGTTTCAGGTGGGCAGCGCTCAGATCGAGATCGGCATCCACGACAACGAGATCCTGGATGAGCCCACGATCGAGATCTGCGCACCGATCCTGACGCTGCCGAGCACCCGTGTGCTGGCCTTCTACCGCCGCTGCCTGGAGCTCAACAGACTGATGGTGGGCTGCTCGATCGGGGTCGACAACGACATCGTGGTGGTGGCGGCGGAACGACGTCTGCCCGGGCTCGACAGGGCACAGTTCATGGAGATGCTGCTGAACGTGGCCAGTGCCGCGGATCAGTTCGACAACGATCTCAGCCAGGAATTCGGCGCGGGGATGCTGGGGACTGAGCCGGCGGCAGAGGAGCCCTAGCGGCAGGCGAGACGCCTTCATCAAGCTTCATCTTGGAATGTATCTCCAGGATTCAACATCTGCTCCTCCTCACCCTTCTTTCCCTGGTGCCGGAGGTTTAGACCTCAGGCAGGCCCCCGGACGGAACCGTCGTGCTCCACACCATTCCCCTCCTGGCGGCCACCTGCCTGACCGGCTTCGGATTGCTGCAGTTGCTGTTCCACAGCTTCTCCTAGGTCGCCGGGTTCATGGGGCCGCCGCCAGTTCAGCTGCAGGCTTCCGGGCCTGTTCATGGTGGTAGGCCGCCAGCTGATTTTCGATCTGCAGGCGCACGATGTCCCGATACTCCATGAAATGCTCGTTGTGCGCGCAGACGGCGAGATATTGCTCCGCCACCTTTGGATTGGCCCAGAGAATGTGAAGTAGATGGTGCCAGAAGGCCACACGGGTGGAGCGTTTGATTCCCTGGCGCCAGCAGACGATCAGCAGCGCCCGGATGACCGCCAGATCAGGCAGCTTGAAGCTGCTCCGGACTCTGGCGGGTCCGAGCTTGAGGAAGTAGCGATGCACCCGGTCGAGATACTTGTGAGGTTCGTACAGCTCGCAGAAGGCTTCCACATACTCCTGGGCAATGTCTTCCACCGGCCGGGTCGGCACGAAGTTCATCAGGGTGGTCTGGTTGATGTTGCCGACCTTGTCGACCAGCCGTCCTTCCCGTTCCAGCCTGTGCCAGAGCGCTGTATGGGGCAGAGCCTGGAGCATGGCGAA from Synechococcus sp. CBW1107 encodes the following:
- a CDS encoding S1C family serine protease, with product MESSDAARPPALPAEEVFRRVADAVVTIDVPDGQGAGVMLSASGLIGTSQHLVEGWCTALVRFRDGKQVRARVVRSFRDADLAFLQLPEEAVPEAVERVRCGLIQDRAPAGRTPIVGETVYAIGHPLGLPYTLTRGIVSAVGRQVAGRSYLQVDAAINPGNSGGPLYDGQAELVGLMACSRAESQGLNFAVTAEQVYSRFNLYLEEREQGARFYCCVCGAACRDPAYCDRCGALLALVDAVEELESAAGDDKAREDAEEESDGNGNGEGETEDQNEQGSEVMDCPVCGAACSEGAAYCAVCGATL
- a CDS encoding YbjN domain-containing protein, whose product is MTTFLADLLAKLRPARMEAALTEAALVEQTITVVDEVLEALGLGDTRDEAEEGVAWRFQVGSAQIEIGIHDNEILDEPTIEICAPILTLPSTRVLAFYRRCLELNRLMVGCSIGVDNDIVVVAAERRLPGLDRAQFMEMLLNVASAADQFDNDLSQEFGAGMLGTEPAAEEP